A genome region from Panicum virgatum strain AP13 chromosome 4K, P.virgatum_v5, whole genome shotgun sequence includes the following:
- the LOC120704842 gene encoding receptor-like protein kinase 5 — MSGSTACCRFPVLLVLLLFLLLAGDGRSQPQPAAAGDRDTLLAVKKDWGSPPQLASWDPAAAPDHCTWPGVACATASGGGGGGAVTGLALSRLHLTGSVPASVCALKSLARLDLSYNNLTGAFPAAALYACAALRFLDLSNNQLSGPLPRDIDGLSPAMEHLNLSTNAFAGEVPPAVARLPALRSLLLDTNRFTGAYPAAGIGRLAGLEVLTLADNAFAPAPVPAEFATLTNLTYLWMDKMNLTGEIPEAFSGLTELTVFSLASNKLTGSIPAWVLQHGKLQNLYLFDNSLSGELPRNVTAVNLIELDLSSNQLTGEIPEDFGKLENLGLLLLYQNQLTGAIPESIGLLTQLKDIRLFNNRLSGELPPELGKHSPLGNLEVNNNNLSGPLREALCANGKLYDIVVFNNSFSGEFPAKLGDCATINNLMLYNNRFSGEFPERIWSFPKLTTVMIQNNSFTGTLPSEISFNISRIEMGYNMFAGSVPKLATGLKVFHAESNRLAGELPSDMSKLANLTDMSAPGNRITGSIPASIKLLQKLNTLDLSDNRISGAIPPETLGTLPALTTLDLSDNLLTGGIPADISNLINSLNLSSNQLTGEVPVLLQIAAYDRSFLGNPGLCARPGAGTNLPACRGGGGARDELSRGLVILFAALAGIVLVGSVGIAWLLFRRRRESHEVTDWKMTAFTQLDFAESDVLSNIREESVIGSGGSGKVYRIHLGGGEEGGRTVAVKRIWNSRKVDEKLDREFESEVKVLGSIRHTNIVKLLCCISSQEAKLLVYEYMENGSLDRWLHHRDRAGAPAPLDWPTRLAVAVDAARGLSYMHHDCAQPIVHRDVKSSNILLDPDFQAKIADFGLARILVKSGGPESVSAIGGTFGYMAPEYGYRPKVNEKVDVYSFGVVLLELTTGKVANDSGADMCLAEWAWRRYQKGAPFDDVVDEAIREPADMQDILSVFTMGVICTGENPLTRPSMKEVLHQLVRCEQIAAEAEACRADYEGGGAPLLESRKKGSRRRRSMSDSGRWNDGDEDEDSGNFVVHVV; from the exons ATGTCAGGCTCCACCGCCTGCTGCCGCTTCCCCGTGCTCCTCGtcctgctcctcttcctcctcctcgccggcgacggccgctCCCAGCCCcagcccgctgccgccggcgaccgcgaCACCCTGCTCGCCGTCAAGAAGGATTGGGGCAGCCCCCCGCAGCTCGCGTCCtgggaccccgccgccgcccccgaccaCTGCACCTGGCCCGGCGTCGCCTGCGCcaccgccagcggcggcggcggcggcggggccgtcaCGGGACTCGCCCTGTCCCGCCTCCACCTCACCGGCTCCGTCCCGGCGTCCGTCTGCGCGCTCAAGAGCCTCGCCCGCCTCGACCTCTCCTACAACAACCTCACCGGcgccttccccgccgccgcgctctacGCCTGCGCGGCGCTCCGCTTCCTCGACCTCTCCAACAACCAGCTCTCCGGGCCGCTCCCGCGCGACATCGACGGCctctcgccggcgatggagcacCTCAACCTCTCCACCAACGCCTTCGCCGGCGAGGTGCCGCCCGCGGTGGCGCGGCTCCCGGCGCTCAGGTCCCTGCTGCTCGACACCAACCGCTTCACGGGCGCGTACCCGGCGGCCGGGATAGGCCGGCTCGCCGGGCTCGAGGTCCTCACGCTGGCCGACAACGCGTTCGCGCCGGCGCCCGTGCCCGCGGAGTTCGCCACGCTCACCAACCTCACCTACCTCTGGATGGACAAGATGAACCTCACCGGGGAGATCCCGGAGGCCTTCTCCGGCCTCACGGAGCTCACCGTGTTCTCCCTGGCGTCCAACAAGCTCACCGGCTCGATCCCCGCGTGGGTGCTGCAGCACGGGAAGCTCCAGAACCTCTACCTCTTCGACAACAGCCTCTCCGGCGAGCTGCCGCGCAACGTCACGGCGGTGAACCTGATTGAGCTTGacctgtcgtcgaatcagctcACCGGAGAGATTCCGGAGGATTTCGGGAAGCTCGAGAACCTCGGCTTGCTGCTTCTTTACCAAAACCAGCTCACCGGCGCAATCCCGGAGAGCATTGGGCTGCTAACCCAACTCAAGGACATCCGGTTGTTCAACAACCGGCTCTCCGGTGAGCTCCCGCCGGAGCTAGGAAAGCACTCGCCGCTCGGCAACCTCGAGGTGAACAACAACAACCTCTCCGGCCCGCTGCGGGAGGCGCTCTGCGCCAACGGGAAGCTCTACGACATCGTCGTCTTCAACAACAGCTTCTCCGGCGAGTTCCCTGCGAAGCTCGGGGACTGCGCCACGATAAACAACCTCATGCTCTACAACAACCGCTTCTCCGGCGAGTTCCCGGAGAGGATATGGTCGTTCCCGAAGCTGACCACGGTGATGATCCAGAACAACAGCTTCACCGGCACGCTGCCGTCAGAGATCTCCTTCAACATCTCACGGATCGAGATGGGATACAACATGTTCGCAGGCTCCGTCCCCAAGCTGGCGACGGGGCTCAAGGTGTTCCACGCCGAGAGCAACCGGCTTGCCGGCGAATTGCCGTCCGACATGAGCAAGCTCGCCAACCTCACCGATATGTCGGCGCCCGGCAACCGGATCACCGGCTCCATTCCGGCATCGATCAAGCTGCTGCAGAAGCTCAACACGCTGGACCTGAGCGACAACCGGATATCCGGCGCAATACCGCCGGAGACCCTCGGGACGCTCCCAGCGCTGACGACGCTCGATCTGTCCGACAATCTGCTCACCGGCGGCATCCCGGCGGACATCAGCAACCTGATCAACTCGCTCAACCTATCGTCGAACCAGCTCACCGGCGAGGTGCCGGTCCTTCTCCAGATTGCGGCGTACGACCGCAGCTTCCTCGGCAACCCGGGGCTGTGCGCGAGGCCGGGCGCAGGCACGAACCTCCCGGCgtgccggggcggcggcggcgcccgcgacgAGCTGTCGAGGGGCCTGGTCATCCTCTTCGCGGCGCTCGCCGGCATCGTCCTCGTCGGCAGCGTCGGCATCGCGTGGCTGCTCTTCCGGCGCCGTAGGGAGAGCCACGAGGTGACGGACTGGAAGATGACGGCCTTCACCCAGCTGGACTTCGCCGAGTCGGACGTGCTGAGCAACATCCGCGAGGAGAGCGTGATCGGCAGCGGCGGGTCCGGGAAGGTGTACCGCAtccacctcggcggcggcgaggagggcggccGGACGGTGGCCGTGAAGAGGATCTGGAACTCGAGGAAGGTGGACGAGAAGCTGGACAGGGAGTTCGAGTCGGAGGTGAAGGTGCTGGGCAGCATCCGGCACACCAACATCGTCAAGCTGCTCTGCTGCATCTCCAGCCAGGAGGCCAAGCTGCTGGTGTACGAGTACATGGAGAACGGCAGCCTCGACCGGTGGCTCCACCACCGGGaccgcgccggcgcgccggcgccgctggaCTGGCCGACGAGGCTGGCCGTTGCCGTCGACGCCGCCCGGGGGCTCAGCTACATGCACCACGACTGCGCCCAGCCCATCGTGCACCGCGACGTCAAGTCCAGCAACATCCTGCTCGACCCGGACTTCCAGGCCAAGATCGCCGACTTCGGCCTCGCCCGGATCCTCGTCAAGTCCGGCGGGCCGGAGTCCGTGTCCGCCATCGGCGGCACGTTCGGGTACATGGCCCCAG AGTATGGGTACAGGCCGAAGGTGAACGAGAAGGTGgacgtgtacagcttcggcGTGGTCCTGCTGGAGCTGACGACCGGCAAGGTGGCCAACGACAGCGGCGCCGACATGTGCCTGGCGGAGTGGGCGTGGCGGCGGTACCAGAAGGGCGCCCCGTTCGACGACGTCGTCGACGAGGCCATCCGGGAGCCGGCGGACATGCAGGACATCCTGTCGGTGTTCACCATGGGCGTCATCTGCACGGGGGAGAACCCGCTGACGCGGCCGTCCATGAAGGAGGTCCTGCACCAGCTCGTCCGGTGCGAGCAGATCGCCGCCGAGGCGGAGGCGTGCCGGGCGGActacgagggcggcggcgcgccgctgcTCGAGTCGAGGAAGaagggcagccggcggcggcggagcatgTCGGACTCCGGCCGGTGGAacgacggcgacgaggacgaggacagCGGCAACTTCGTGGTCCACGTCGTGTAG